The DNA segment tattaGCATTTCTCATTAAAGTTTGCTCTAATATTAGGTTTGCTTATTGTGTTCATAACAATTTGCTTCTAAAGTTGATATGCTTCTATAGATGTATTAGCAACAGATTTTGATTAAAAATACTAATTGTATCAACAATTCGATTAGGGTTTTGGCATTATTGTCAAAGTAAGAGGATGTAGATTCAAGCACGCTGAAGCGCATTTATCTTCCTATATAAGGGTTGGAGAAGGGTTATGAATAATTTtagacattgtataaaaaaacaattgaactagagtttttaaataaagaaagaaacaaaacttGATTCAAGTAGCGAGACTAGcaacatattttaatctaaagACTCGCCTCTCTTAGATCGATACAAAAATCAAAACCCTacaaatacattttttattttcataatattaaACGTGTTCCCGTAGCaatctatattaaaaaaaaaaaacttttgccaACACGTATTGATTCATGTGGTTAAAAAATTGATATCCCTTAAATAAGGATTCAAGTTCGAATCTTATGAATAGAGAAAGCAATATTAAGAACATTTTATCCTCTGTTTAAGAGTTCAATCCTACTTGATTATGAATTTAATcagacaaataataataataataataatgataaatcaTCCAACAAAAACATATTAAGTTCAACAAACAAAAGGTTATTATTACAACCAAATCATTCTAGTAAAATAGAAGCTTTCACACATAGTATAAAGTAGTACATATAAAGCAATGATAATGAAAAAGATTCATACATATAGAGGCCTCCATGGTTCACACTTTAGCTTCATCTTAGTTCACATCTTTGCAGGCTTTGGGAAATGTCAGGAGTGAATTTCTGAGCTAAACTCAAGCTCCCTTTTATCCTCATTAAACCCCAATACACATCAATATCACTTGGATTAAACAACCCCCTTAATCCTCATTAAACCCACTACTATGGTTtaggtttttaaaatttaatcattttggaCTTTTAAATAGACAGGAAGAAAAATAATATACGAAAATGACCCATTTGTTATAATATTCATTGGTACCACCTGACCAACCGGTGGCACCATCCTACTTATTCCCCTAATCATGGCTCAATCATcagtgttaaaaaaaatcaaattttttaatgGTGCCATCTGACACAATGGCAGCACTGAACTGAAGTGTAATTATACAAAACGTTAAGGAACCTGATAAAATAATTACCATTTTTAGATTGGCTGAAAAAGGGGTGTCGCATATGTCCGCATCAAATTAAATGGTTTTTAACATTTGGTCTATTTGCATGTTAAGTCTGTgccttttttaaattaaatttaaatatcccttaaaaatataagaaaaacaaaaataaacccttctctttttttaaaaaataataaaatttaaaaattgtataaaattattatttaaattacctaATCAGGTCCCTGAAAGTTTTATATAATCACACTTCAGTCTGGTATCGCCACTGTGTCAGGTGGCACCACTAAAAAATATGATTAGGGGGAAGGGGGTGTGGTGCAGCTAGTTGGTCAGGTGACACCGACGAGTATTGTAGCAAACATTTCATTTTCGTATATAATTTTTCCTCTAgcctattttcataattaattaatatttttaagttatttatataaaaaaagttgaCATTTTACTTTGGGATAAGAGAACATTTAGTTATTGAACTTAACGACTTTTTTCCAACTTAATTCTTAAACTTTTTCTCTATCCACATTTGCTCTTAAACTTTCACTACTTTTCTCAATTTTGGTCTATGTGATGACATGGCACTTTAAGATTGTGTCAAATTATCGCTTGACTTTTTAGGTGATAACGTGGCATAATATCAATGTCACTTGGGAAAAGTTGCCAAGTCCCGAGACTAATGCGGACCAAAATAGTGTTCAAGGACCAAGTTGAAGAAAGTTATCAAGTTCAGaaactaaatattattttttgcttATGATTTTAGGAATTTAATCTCTCTCTACTTGtcagttttaaaaattaaagtccaaCTCATACACTGTTAACGGACTTccattaaatttgaaaatatgtgaacatttaataattaaaacttgCTTACGTGGATAATTTAACAAAATCCCATTAACATTGTTTTcgattgggttttaatttttaaatcaaataaataaaaggattaaattttaaaaatcctaAGAGTAGAGAGACCAGGACATAATTagaccaaataataacaataatagaggATAAGGATTAGGGATTGCACCTCATAAAAGCAACCTGGGGATTCATCTTCCCAGTGGCAATCTCAAGAAAATCATCATCCttgaatgaaaatataacatCAGGCTTTCCCCCTTCATATTCACCTAAATTTCAAGAGACAATACTATGAACAATTATtgcaatattttatatttataagacAAGAATATTGGGTCTTAGtgtatcaaaatttaaattttacaactgcAAATTTTAATCGAGAAATCGAAAATCGATCTATACTATAATGTTCATATAAATAATGTCCAAAAATCTAAAACTAAACCGAAATCAATCAAAATATTATGGACGATTTGAAAAATCCAATGTTTATTGGTGGCCAAATCGATCAAACTATTGATTTTCGATTTGATTAAATCGACTACCAgtccaacaataattaaataaacaaaaaaattcataaaattaataaagaaataaaagattatAAACGAATTCAACTGCCgattttttattaattctaaaGAATTCGCTTAAAGATCAATTCAATTTGTCCGAAATGATATACCGATCAAATTCCAACAATACCGTAACTAAATCCAACTCCTTAACTTAAAAAAATGATGAGGGGAAAGTTCTAACCTTTGATAACATCTCCTTTCTTGAGATCAATAATGTAAGTAACCTCATCAACCCCCAATTTCTGAAATTCATAAATGAAAACAAGTTACAATTAAAACAACAACCCATTTGCCCATTCATCAAGTGTGTTTACTTTTAAATTCACAATCGAATTTTTATCGAATAATAAGAATTATCTATTAGTGGTGTGTGATAACCATTTGCTTCTACTGATCctgtataaattataaaaaataaaaaataaaggtgAAAAGGATGGACCTTGGGGGGCAATATTGAGTTGGTAAACAAGACCAATCTTCTTGGTAAGCTCTTTACCAGCATCAGTTGTCAAATGAAACTTCATCATCTCAAGCAGATTGTCAGATTTCAACTCAgccatttttgttattatttgctcccaaaaaatttaaacaaaggAACCCCAACAACAAGTGTAGGTTATGGCAAATTGGCCTTGGGTTTGGCTTTATTTATGGTTGAAAACTTTAgattcattgatttttttttccttacaGGACagtgtttttattttatgtacGAATAAGGAAAGAAAGTCGTTAGCCGTAGCtgacaaaattttttttttacaggtGAGGAGATAATGTAATGTTACTTGACAAATGACACATATGtcaaggaaaattttggaaaatttgttAAGATGTTATGACAATCGACATATATTTgagtttttttctaaatttatttcgATTTAGGTTTGTAAACACGGGTTATTAACAAGGAGAAAAAgaggagaatgaaaaaaaatttcgagttataGAGAGAACGTGCAAGGAGAGGGAGTAGGATAAAGAAAATGCTTCAAGGTTGTCCACTTGCTATTTAACAATACAAAAATAccagtttactctttgatctaatttgtaataattaatttatctatttttttaatagagaagACAAAATGCGATCCGACTCCTAATACAAAATCTTCTATTATATATGATAATTTAATTACTTATAGTATACCCATATCTGTACTCATAATGACATCATATTCTCAtaatcatataaccaattatTGGAATCTAGAGTTCCCCATTGTTAACATTATGATTAATGACAGACAATTTTAATGGCAAACAAtccaagtggtgcaagtttagcaccctaaagttgactttgaaaaagtggcatgggataatttttttttggtccttgagataatgggttatttattgtttggtccttgaacctcaactataaataggccttctcatttttcatttcaaccatcccaaccaatctttctctcttagttttctctcttctcccatttgagaattcttaaggaattatatttgtttgtaatattttggagatagtaaagttatcatctagcgttagtgcccgaggacgtaggtataattaaccgaacctcgttaaaactcttgtgttttttcttgtcctatttttctttcaatatttgagggtataatagtagtatttaattgtgctattaaattattaTAGAAGGAATATTCTAACTAAGGAaaaacttggtatttaagagatccttatgatccacctctcttccctaggaattgaactttgtgtgattttttagtacaataatttacacgcttccgaccctattggaattacaagtggtatcagagccgaaggttaatcgtagtatgctctgtggttgcagtttaaactgatcttccacatcaaaaaagatttccttaggtatattgaaataTTATAGAGAAGATGGACGGTTTAGGAGCTTCAACattgtccatgtggacaagaccgataattgcaaatgcaagattggccgtggagatctttgatggcacgggccattttggtatgtgacaaagtgaggttctagatgcctttttcagcagggtctagacattgccattgatgaagagaaaccagatgatgtataggagaaagattggaaggcgatcaatcgattagcatgtggcacaattcgatcatgcctttctcgagagcagatgtatgctttttcaaaggagacttctgcaaataagttgtgggtggcacttgaagaaaaatttttgaagaaaaacagtcaaaataagctccacttgaagaaaagactgtttcgcttcacttacgtcccaagtaccacaatgaatgatcacatcaccaaatttaatcagttagtcactgatttgctaaatatggatgagacattcaaagatgaagatttggctttgatgctgttggggtcacttcctgaggagtttgagttcctagaaactactctacttcatggcaggagtgatatatctctgagcgaagtctatgcggccttatacagttatgaacagagaaagaaggacaaacagaaaaactcaatcagagatacagaaacTTTAGTAGTctgaggtcgttcatacactcggaagaaaactcagaaAGGGAGAttaaagtcaaagtccagacttgggaaagatgaatgtgccttttgtcatgagaaaggccactggaagaaaaattgtccaaagctgaagaataaagaaaaagctgctgtagatgcttgtgttgcaaagcatgataccagtgactctgaactatcactggttgcatcatcatcgtcgttccattcagatgagtggatattgaattcgggttgtacctatcatatgtcccctaaccgggagtggttctctgatttagtagaactaaatggaggagttgtttatatgggcaatgacaatgcctgtaaaactgttgggataggttcaatccaattaaagaatcaatatggatcaaccagagttctgactgatgttcggtacgtgcccagtttgaagaaaaatctcatctcattgggagccttggaatccaatggttcagttgttactatgagagatgagattttgaaagtgacatctggtgcacttgtgatattgaagggcaccaggaaaaaataacttatattactaccaaggtagtacagttattggagcagtcgctgcagcttccggtaacaaagaattgaactcaatgcagttgtggcatatgaagttgggacatgccagcaaaaaatccttgcaaattctggcaaagcaaggattgttgaaaggtgcaaaggcttgcaaattaaaattttgcgagcattgtgttctgggaaagcaaaagagagtgaaattggGCACTGCTATcaataatacaaaaggtattttggaatatgttcactcagatgtgtgggggcattccaaaacaccttcgttgggaggaaaacactactttgttacttttgttgatgacttttccagaagagtttgggtgtataccatgaaaactaaggataaagtgcttggagtttttcttaaatggaaaactatgatcgaaaaccagactggcaagaaaatcaagcggcttaggacggacaatggaggggaatatagaAGTGGTCTGTttttcgatgtgtgccaagagtatggtattgttcgacacttcacagttagggatacaccacagcagaatggagtggcagagcgtatgaatcgaacattactggagaaagttcgatgtatgttgtctaATGCTGGGTTGGgtaagcaattttgggctgaggttatgacatacgctggccatcttgttaatcgtttgccatcatctgcattagaaagaaaaactcctatgaaggtatggtctggaaaaccggctacagattatgattccttacatgtgtttggatccactgcatattaccatgtgaaggagtcaaagttagatccgagggcaaagaaagtcctctttatgggaatcacttctggagtgaagggattccgtctttggtgcttaagcacaaagaaaatgatctgtaacagagatgttacctttgatgaatctgccacattgaaaaaggtagcagatgaAGATATTCAGACTAGTGATACtatgcagcaggtggagtgtactccaaaacaggtgtagtttgagcagatggggatttgcccagataataagtctaattctccagccataatggaggaattagaggttgaagaggttctgacccaagaaccattaagtacaccagaaccagttgcagttgcaaggccacagagagaaattcgtaaacctgctcgatttactgatatggtggcctacgcccttcccgttgttgatgatgatattcctatcgtttatcaagaagcaatgcaaaacttaaaaagtgataaatggaaatgcgccatggatgaagaaatacagtctctccggaagaacaatacttgggagttggcgcaattaccgaaaggtaaaagggcaatcggatgcaagtgggtattcgcaaagaaagatggatctcttaGCAATAAAGAtgttcgctacaaggcaagattggtagctaaaggctacgctcagaaggagggaattgactacaatgatgtattttcccctgttgtgaagcattcctccattagaattttgttggccttggtagcacagttgaatttagagctagctcaacttgatgttaagacggctttcttgcatggtgaatTAGAataggagatctatatgactcagcccgaaggatacacagatgctggtggtagaaattgggtttgtaagctgaacaaatcactatatggattgaaacaattcCCGAGGTAGTGGTACAaacgatttgatagctttatgagaaggcaaaagtacacaagaagcaaatatgacaattatgtgtatttgtagaaactgcatgacggatctttcatttatctactcttgtatgttgatgatatgttaatcgcttcaaagagccaaaaaaagataaataaggTGAAgactcagttgaatcaagagttcgagatgaaagatctaggtgaggccaagaagattctcggcatggagataagtagagatagacagagaggcaagctttgtttaaatcagaagcaatatctgaaaaaggtattacaatgttttggtgtaaatgaaaacacaaaacatgtaagtaccccacttgcttctcatttgaaactcagtgctcaattatctctgaagactgaagatgaaagagaatatatggcgaaagttccatatgctaatgcagttgggagtttgatgtgcgatggtgtgtacgaggcctgacatttcacaagctgttggagttgtgagtaggtatatgcatgatcttggaaaaggacattggcaagctgtgaaatggattctacggtatcttcgaaaaaccgtagatgttgatttaatttttgaacaggatgaagcacttggtcagtttgtagttggatatgttgattctgactttgctggtgatttagataaacgtcgttcaactacggggtatctgtttacttttgcgaaagccccagtgagttggaagtctaccttacaatCTACAGTAGcagtgtctactacagaggcagaatatatggcaattacagaagctgttaaggaggctatttggcttaatggattgttgaaagacttgaaagttgttcaaagtcacattagtctatattgtgacagtcagagcgctattcatttagcgaaaaatcaagtctatcattcaagaaccaaacatatcgacgtaagatatcactttgtgcgggaagtctttgaaaaaggaaaaattctacttcagaagattccgacagcagataatcccgcagatatgatgaccaaggtggtaacaacaatcaagtttaatcatcctgagaatttgagcaccttcaggtgtatggcgctcgagagtgcatttggaggcactacaaaagatagctttatcgaatttggggagttgaaggaagtgtgtgaagatgtgattatcctaatcaaatcttcaaagtggagattgttaacattatgATTAATGGCAGACAATTTTAATGGCAAACAAtccaagtggtgcaagtttagcaccctaaagttgactttgaaaaagtggcataggataatttttttttggtccttgagataatgggttatttattgtttggtctttgaacctcaactataaataggccttctcatttttcatttcaaccatcccaaccaatctttctctcttagtttt comes from the Gossypium hirsutum isolate 1008001.06 chromosome A06, Gossypium_hirsutum_v2.1, whole genome shotgun sequence genome and includes:
- the LOC121230280 gene encoding sterol carrier protein 2, coding for MLVKSLPRRLVLFTNSILPPKKLGVDEVTYIIDLKKGDVIKGEYEGGKPDVIFSFKDDDFLEIATGKMNPQVAFMRELEFSSEIHS